A portion of the Apteryx mantelli isolate bAptMan1 chromosome 29, bAptMan1.hap1, whole genome shotgun sequence genome contains these proteins:
- the C29H2orf68 gene encoding UPF0561 protein C2orf68 homolog yields MEAGAGWRCRPGGRLDMSHGFVRHIRRNQIARDAYERAVRQARGRARKRHTPAPPRPRRPDQQVYRPRGPGGAARSPGESSAGATAADARGPRLFCLEYEGDDGSVTAVIVHQADSAEEVTQRVCARSPLEPALRRALCQRVQDELSKRRGTR; encoded by the exons ATGGAGGCGGGCGCGGGCTGGCGCtgccggccgggcgggcggctcgACATGAGCCACGGCTTCGTGCGCCACATCCGCCGCAACCAGATCGCCAG GGACGCCTACGAGCGGGCGGTGCGGCAGGCCCGGGGACGGGCACGGAAGCGCCAcacgccggccccgccgcggccccgccgccccgaccAGCAGGTCtaccggccccgcggccccg GGGGGGCGGCGCGAAGCCCGGGCGAGAGCAGCGCGGGTGCCACCGCCGCGGACGCCCGCGGGCCTCGGCTCTTTTGCCTCGAGTACGAGGGGGACGACGGGAGCGTCACTGCTGTCATCGTGCACCAG GCGGACAGCGCGGAGGAGGTGACGCAGCGGGTGTGCGCCCGGAGCCCGCTGGAGCCCGCCCTGCGCCGGGCCCTGTGCCAACGGGTGCAGGACGAGCTTAGCAAGCGCCGCGGGACCCGGTGA
- the LOC106493816 gene encoding vesicle-associated membrane protein 5-like isoform X1: protein MTWCPGRGFPRCRDRGGAGLTGSLLPGEAPGAGRVGSDRGRAACHRPRERRSPRPRSRLRSRRGAVPARRGGGAMSRLEQCQQEAEEVAQIMKENFTKTLEREGKLSDLDNRAEELRSMGQTFTRTSRAVAQKQRVRHRCWCLVLVGLAVGLTVIILIVVLVLWLGGTSNTPPVPPAITRATPGED from the exons atgaCCTGGTGCCCGGGACGGGGCTTCCCACGCTGCCGGgaccgggggggggccgggctaACCGGGTCCCTCCTGCCGGGGGAGGCCCCTGGGGCGGGCCGGGTCGGGTCGGACCGGGGCAGAGCCGCCTGCCACCGTCCCCGGGAGCGGCGCAGTCCCCGTCCCCGTTCCCGTctccggagccgccgcggcgccgtcCCAGCCCGTCGGGGCGGCGGAGCCATG TCCAGGCTGGAGCAGTGCCAGCAGGAGGCCGAGGAGGTGGCACAGATCATGAAGGAGAACTTCACCAAGACGCTGGAGCGTGAGGGCAAGCTCAGCGACCTGGACAACCGGGCTGAGGAGCTGCGCAGCATG GGCCAGACGTTCACGCGGACGAGCCGGGCGGTGGCACAGAAGCAGCGGGTCAGGCACCGGTGCTGGTGCCTGGTGCTGGTGGGGCTGGCTGTTGGCCTCACCGTCATCATCCTCATCgtggtgctggtgctgtggctgggtGGTACCAGCAACACCCCCCCGGTGCCCCCTGCCATCACCCGTGCCACCCCCGGTGAGGACTGA
- the LOC106493816 gene encoding vesicle-associated membrane protein 5-like isoform X2 produces the protein MKENFTKTLEREGKLSDLDNRAEELRSMGQTFTRTSRAVAQKQRVRHRCWCLVLVGLAVGLTVIILIVVLVLWLGGTSNTPPVPPAITRATPGED, from the exons ATGAAGGAGAACTTCACCAAGACGCTGGAGCGTGAGGGCAAGCTCAGCGACCTGGACAACCGGGCTGAGGAGCTGCGCAGCATG GGCCAGACGTTCACGCGGACGAGCCGGGCGGTGGCACAGAAGCAGCGGGTCAGGCACCGGTGCTGGTGCCTGGTGCTGGTGGGGCTGGCTGTTGGCCTCACCGTCATCATCCTCATCgtggtgctggtgctgtggctgggtGGTACCAGCAACACCCCCCCGGTGCCCCCTGCCATCACCCGTGCCACCCCCGGTGAGGACTGA
- the VAMP8 gene encoding vesicle-associated membrane protein 8, which produces MAGSERVRDLQSEVEGVKTIMTQNVERILARGENLDHLRNKTEDLEATSEHFKTTSQKVARKYWWKNLKLLLILGLVGVIILILIILLATGVIPT; this is translated from the exons atg GCGGGCAGCGAGCGGGTGCGGGACCTGCAGAGCGAGGTGGAGGGCGTCAAGACCATCATGACGCAGAACGTGGAGCGCATCCTGGCGCGGGGCGAGAACCTCGACCACCTCCGCAACAAGACCGAGGACCTGGAGGCCACG TCGGAGCATTTCAAGACAACCTCGCAGAAGGTGGCCCGCAAGTACTGGTGGAAGAACCTgaagctcctcctcatccttggCCTCGTGGGCGTcatcatcctcatcctcatcatCCTTCTCGCCACGGGCGTCATCCCCACCTAG
- the GGCX gene encoding vitamin K-dependent gamma-carboxylase, which produces MAAAAAAGAARRRPRGRPGGGYPPEPPSGPAPAPGPSRARRLLGFEPRELTRWHRFVRLLHRPADPAALGAFRCAFGLLMALDIPQERGLGHLDQRFLDGLEVCRFPLLPFLAPLPLDWMYLLYAIMFLGALGIMAGCCYRLSCLAFLGPYWYVFLLDKTAWNNHSYLYGLLAFQLALLGADRYGSVDGLFRPHKRNAHVPLWNYTLLRAQIFIVYFIAGLKKLDADWVGGYSMGSLARHWLFAPFKLVLSEEATSLLVVHGGGLLLDLSAGFLLFFDATRPVALVFVTYFHCMNSQLFSIGMFPYTMLASSGLFCEASWPRRLCARCPGWLRRALPSTAPPRPSADCAYGGRRARRPRPRQHLAALFTLLYVLEQFFLPYSHFITQGYNNWTNGLYGYSWDMMVHSRFHQHVKITYRDGLTGEVGYLKPGVFTQSRRWKDHADMLKQYSACLSHLLPRYNVSQPQIYFDVWVSINDRFQQRLVDPRVDIVQAEWSPWHPTPWLLPLLLELSPWRARLQALESTLDNHTEVVFIADFPGLHLENFVSEDLGNTSLRVLQGEVMVELVEQGSNHTLQEGEGLQLPAGQYHKVHTVSPEPSCYMYVYVNTTALALERNLTRLQELRERVQNGSELEPLPPELRPIVGEPLADGAEADPVVLAFLRRQRRLEELGRRRDESLAQRFRRFLVKKYYLFRRSALMTFISLRNLALGRPPLEQLAQEVAFANLRGQEESAHPGSGGGQGAAEQHPEL; this is translated from the exons atggcggcggcggcggcggcag gcgcggcgcggcgcaggccccgcgggcggcccggcggggggTACCCACCGGAGCCCCCCTCggggccggcaccggcaccggggccgagccgcgcccgccgcctcctcgGCTTCGAGCCCCGCGAGCTGACCCGGTGGCACCGCTTCGTCCGCCTGCTGCACCGGCCCGCCGACCCCGCCGCCCTCGGCGCCTTCCGCTGCGCCTTCG GGCTGCTGATGGCGCTGGACATCCCCCAGGAGCGGGGCCTGGGGCACCTGGACCAGCGCTTCCTGGACGGCCTCGAGGTTTGCCGCTTCCCGCTGCTGCCCTTCCTGGCGCCGCTGCCCCTCGACTGGATGTACCTGCTCTACGCCATCATGTTCCTCG GTGCCCTGGGCATCATGGCAGGGTGCTGCTACCGCCTGAGCTGCTTGGCCTTCCTGGGACCCTACTGGTACGTCTTCCTGCTCGACAAGACGGCCTGGAACAACCACTCCTACCTCTACGGGCTGCTGGCCTTCCAGCTGGCGCTGCTGGGCGCCGACCGCTACGG GTCCGTTGACGGGCTTTTTCGGCCACACAAGAGAAACGCCCACGTGCCGCTGTGGAACTACACGCTGCTGCGTGCGCAG ATCTTCATCGTCTACTTCATCGCGGGGCTGAAGAAGCTGGACGCCGACTGGGTGGGCGGCTACTCCATGGGCTCCCTTGCCCGCCACTGGCTCTTTGCCCCCTTCAA GCTGGTGCTCTCGGAGGAGGCGACGAGCCTGCTGGTGGTGCACGGCGGCGGGCTGCTGCTCGATCTCTCCGCCGGCTTCCTGCTCTTCTTCGACGCCACGCGGCCCGTGGCCCTCGTCTTCGTCACCTACTTCCACTGCATGAACTCGCAGCTCTTCAGCATCG GCATGTTCCCCTACACCATGCTGGCGAGCAGCGGGCTGTTCTGCGAGGCGAGTTGGCCGCGGCGGCTCTGCGCCCGCTGCCCCGGCTGGTTGCGGCGAGCGCTGCCCAgcacggcgccgccgcggcccagcGCCGACTGCGCCTACGGGGGCCGGCGAGctcggcgcccccggccccggcagcaccTCGCTGCCCTCTTCACCCTCCTCTACGTGCTGGAGCAGTTCTTCCTGCCTTACTCTCACTTCATCACCCAG ggcTACAACAACTGGACCAACGGCCTCTACGGCTACTCCTGGGACATGATGGTTCACTCCCGCTTCCACCAGCACGTCAAGATCACCTACCGTGACGGGCTCACCGGCGAGGTGGGCTACCTCAAGCCAGGG GTGTTCACGCAGAGCCGCCGCTGGAAGGACCACGCGGACATGCTGAAGCAGTACTCGGCCTGCCTGAGCCACCTGCTGCCCCGCTACAACGTCTCGCAGCCCCAGATCTACTTCGATGTCTGGGTGTCCATCAACGACCGCTTCCAGCAGCG GCTGGTGGACCCGCGGGTGGACATCGTGCAGGCCGAGTGGTCGCCCTGGCACCCCACGCCctggctgctgccgctgctgctggagCTGTCGCCCTGGCGGGCCAGGCTGCAGGCCCTGGAGAGCACCTTGGACAACCACACCGAGGTGGTCTTCATCGCCGACTTCCCAG GCCTGCACCTGGAGAACTTTGTGAGCGAGGACCTGGGCAACACCAGCCTGCGAGTGCTGCAGGGTGAGGTGATGGTGGAGCTGGTGGAGCAGGGCAGCAACCACACACTGCAGGAGGGCGAGGGGCTGCAG CTGCCCGCCGGGCAGTACCACAAGGTGCACACGGTCTCACCGGAGCCCTCATGCTACATGTACGTCTACGTCAACACCACGGCGCTGGcgctggagaggaacctcacgcgcctgcaggagctgcgggagcGGGTGCAGAACGGCAGCG AGCTGGAGCCGCTGCCCCCCGAGCTGCGGCCCATCGTGGGCGAGCCGCTGGCTGACGGCGCCGAGGCCGACCCGGTGGTGCTGGCCTTCCTGCGGCGCCAGCGGCGCTTGGAGGAGCTGGGCCGGCGGCGCGACGAAAGCCTGGCGCAGCGCTTCCGCCGCTTCCTCGTCAAAAAATATTACCTCTTCCGACGCAG CGCCCTGATGACCTTCATCTCCCTGCGCAACCTGGCGCTGGGCCGGCCACCCCTGGAGCAGCTGGCGCAGGAGGTGGCTTTCGCCAACCTGCGCGGCCAGGAGGAGAGCGCCCACCCTGGCAGCGGTGGGGGCCAGGGGGCCGCCGAGCAGCACCCCGAACTGTGA